A DNA window from Carassius gibelio isolate Cgi1373 ecotype wild population from Czech Republic chromosome A8, carGib1.2-hapl.c, whole genome shotgun sequence contains the following coding sequences:
- the LOC128018199 gene encoding glutamate receptor U1-like, translating to MTPLGLILVSSALLAGVYAAGPQLLRVTTIKEEPYAMSKGSELEGFCIDLLSALSKKLDFKYDIKLVKDSRYGTTDDSGNWNGMIGEVVRGEADIAVAPLTLTAKRETAVDMTKPFMQTGLSFILRKDIASDDSQLLSLLNLFSTEVWMGVLVAYLLTSVCIFLVSRISPSEWEQPETENNFFTLSHSFWYTVGALTLQGAGPHPRALSGRVITSIWWLFSLVLLACFFANLSLWLHSDNQQQSIKSFEDLANQNVIEYGTIKDSSSFAFFKNSNNPTYNRIYEHIKNAQSYSLNAEEGLRKAQKGNYAFIGESVSLDLAVARYCNLTRAPEIIGMRGYSIAAPLGSPLVKNLSVAILHLSESGELDYLRSKWWASSCIAINGKSAPLKPTSLKGIFLLLALGLGLGLFLALMELAAKSRKVANTQKKSCCSVMCTELSQRFRSGDDSRIL from the exons gGCCACAATTATTAAGAGTTACAACCATCAAG GAAGAACCATATGCAATGTCCAAAGGCTCTGAACTGGAGGGCTTCTGCATTGACCTGCTGTCAGCCCTCTCCAAGAAATTAGATTTTAAGTATGATATTAAGCTTGTTAAGGACAGCCGTTATGGAACAACAGATGACAGCGGCAACTGGAACGGCATGATTGGAGAAGTTGTCAGAGGG GAAGCAGACATCGCTGTGGCACCTCTAACTCTTACTGCTAAACGCGAGACAGCTGTGGACATGACCAAACCCTTCATGCAGACGGGTCTTAGTTTCATCCTGAGGAAAGACATCGCTTCTGATGACTCACAGTTACTCAGCCTTCTAAACCTGTTCTCCACTGAGGTGTGGATGGGTGTACTGGTCGCCTACCTGCTGACCTCCGTCTGCATCTTCTTAGTGTCGCG AATTAGCCCGTCTGAATGGGAGCAACCAGAGACAGAAAATAATTTCTTCACGCTTTCACACAGTTTTTGGTATACTGTAGGAGCACTGACTCTTCAAG GTGCTGGTCCTCACCCCAGGGCTCTTTCGGGACGGGTCATTACCTCTATCTGGTGGCTGTTTTCATTAGTGCTGCTTGCATGTTTCTTTGCCAACCTCAGTTTATGGCTACATTCAGACAACCAGCAACAGTCAATCAAGAGCTTTGAAGACCTCGCTAATCAAAACGTGATTGAGTATGGCACCATTAAAGATTCTTCCTCTTTTGCCTTCTTCAAG AACTCGAACAACCCCACGTACAACAGAATCTATGAGCACATCAAGAATGCCCAGAGCTATTCACTCAATGCAGAAGAAGGTCTCCGCAAGGCTCAGAAAGGCAACTATGCTTTCATCGGCGAATCCGTGTCCCTTGACCTGGCAGTGGCGAGATACTGTAACCTCACTCGCGCCCCTGAAATCATCGGCATGAGGGGGTACAGCATCGCTGCTCCTTTAG GCTCCCCTTTGGTAAAAAACCTAAGTGTTGCCATTCTGCACCTGAGTGAGTCTGGTGAGCTGGATTATTTGCGCAGTAAGTGGTGGGCCAGCAGCTGTATTGCAATAAATGGCAAGAGTGCTCCACTGAAACCCACCAGTCTGAAGGGAATCTTC ttattacTGGCACTCGGTCTGGGACTGGGGCTTTTCTTGGCTCTGATGGAACTGGCCGCCAAATCACGCAAAGTCGCTAACACACAGAAG AAGTCCTGCTGCTCTGTGATGTGTACTGAACTCAGTCAGCGCTTCAGAAGCGGAGACGACAGCCGAATCCTCTGA